The window GGTAGATTGTTTACTGCTTCTTATCACGGGGTAAATCTTTATTTATGGCttccaaaaaaaatttgaaaaaaaccaaaaaaaaaaaacttgaataatAATACTGGTAGGAAatcaaatagaaaaagaaaaaaacacatcACATCTTTAGGAGTAAACCTAACAAAGAAAACTTATGGACtaaaaatgtaagtaaaaacTTAGTAAAGGGACGAAATGTGTGTATAGAGAAATTGATATAAGTACACAGCTGCTGCACCGCCGTAGCAGTCACtcagatttttagggtttttgcatATCTTTCACTCTCAccgttttttctttcttctttctactttttttttacaaatatatatatataatatatagatacataaaagaaaacatgacTGCTCAAACACAAGAAGAACTCCTCGCCGCTCATCTCGAACAGCAAAGGATCGATGTAACTAACAAACCCCTTTCcatttctgatttttttttccatttatgttagaaataatatatgatctgtttttttatatatatctattatattgCTGTAttgttattgattttttttatagattattgTTGTGTTTAGTAGTTGAAAAGTGTATGGCTTGGTTTTACTGatgttggatatatatatatagtaaagtaGGTATATTAGCTTGAAGCAAATCTATGTTCAAAATGAATTTGAcaaaatatagttatttttagaaacaacGGTGATTATTTGAAGGTTATGATTTCGTGAAGCAAATGACGCTTATCGCATATGCTGCCATCGTATTCTACATCTGGGTGTTGCTTTAGTTGATTTTTGTGTAGAATATATTGTTTAAAATACTGTCATTAGTAACATGTCCCGGAATAGAAGTGGGGATGTCTCTATTTTAATAGATATGCGAGCCATTTATGAACTTGTTTTAGGATTTCTTTAAGCTTCATATCGTTACTAGTTTTTAGATAATGGATggttttgttattattagtcGTTTTGTTAAGTTGCCACAGGCGATAATGGAAACAAGATAGTACATAtgctttttttaaatatgtctGTTTGTGATCTAGTAAACAAGTTATGAAAGCTGGAGAGTTGTAGGTTTGTTAGATGCTTAAACAATTTTTAGTGTCTCTATCTGGTTTGCGCTTTTATTCTGGATGGTAGATTCTACCGCCAAGTTCTATGCAATATGCATCATGAGTTTGTTTTTTATGGTCAGATGAGTAAAGTGCTTGTCTAATTTTTGAAGCTTTTGTCTTGCAGAATGATGAACCACTGGTtgaagatgacgatgatgaagatgacgacgatgaagatgatgatgccAATGATGATGACATTATAGGTGAGGGTGAATTTTAACTGTGTTCCATTTTTTTCAGTTTCTTGCTTTATGCTACACACTTCTTGTCTTATGCCACCTGTCTTTTACATTTAGAGATGGCAAGTTGGTGCCACTTGTTTATGAATGGGTTATGGTTTCATATAGTCATATGGAtaaagatcctctaaagttatccAACTTTGTAGGTAAAGTTGGAGCAATTTTAACCTTTTGATTAagatcaagggtcaagatttaaagatcaactttgaatcttgacccttgattttaatccgaAGGTTGAGAATTGTCCATCTTTACCTCTAATGTTGATCCTAACTTTAGTTGATCCTTATCATAGTCACAGGAAACGGGAACGCACCTGCGTTTTTCGACGGTACACTCCGTACCGAAACGCGGTACAAAATAGTACCGTACGTGGGGGAAACGCGATCCAGAAAGTTAAAGGTAGCGATCTCGTTTCTGTCGTTTCATATGGGTGAATCGTGTACCGCTGCAGCCGGGACGACGTACCGAAAATATAAGAACCGCCGTACCATTGTTTTTCATCGCCGTTCTGTACTTTATTGTAGGTGGAGATATGTGGTGACTTTTTCAAACTTTATGTTTTACTCgtgtaatatagatatagatatagatgtggacttaactttttttttttttattaaaacatgCCTACCTAAGTTGAGGCGCTGTGAAGTCTGGAGAGTAGAGAAGAAAGAAGATAGGATGGAAGGAGGGATATAATATCTTTTTtgacttatatataattattaactattaattaattaatatttttagtgGCTAGTGTTCCATTATCTAGATGGCACGTATGTCTTTTGGCAGGTATAGTCAAAACCAAAAAAGGCTGAATGGATGGCcaaattacttttttatttatcttagtTTTAAGTTTAATTGTATTTGATGCTCGAATTTACATTGCCAAGTCTCGAACCCTATACATTCTTGACATATATAAGTATTCGTTTAATTAaccataaaatataattttcattcacaaaactatattaaattattccattagttatatattttgaacCAAATTTACGTACCGAACACGGTACATCGTATCGCGTACTGAATTTACGTTCCGAATGAACCTACCCCCCCTCGTACTGGATTTTAGAGACCTACGAACCGCGTACCAGTTTTCGTTCCGCGTTCCATGTGACTATGATCCTTATCCTAGCCATATAGGTTATGTTCTATGTCAAACAGCTCAATAAATAGTTAGTGAAGAGTGGAAGAGTCCGAGCATTTTGAGCTTGACACGAATTGTATTAATGATTTATATCATTTattaaattgatatttttaagaTTCTGGGTTATTGTTTTTAACAAGCGAGTTAATTtttgctgttctaaaaaaaaagcgAACTGTTTTTGACACGTCTTACAAGTGGCTTTTTGACCAATTTTGTTCAATTGTTGGCAATCTTGTTACTATTGTGCAATTCAACGGtgacatttttttgttttttctgcTATATTATGTTTCTGTATTCATTGATCACGTGTTGATCGAAATATGTGGATTATGCCACTAACATTGTAGTAATTTTCTAGCTATATTAGTTATCTCTGTATCAATTGGAAGCAGGTGTATTCTTATATGGTAACCAAAAGATATTTTGGGATGAAAAAATTAATGATTTCTGTGGAAGCAGGACTTGGAGATGCAGGTGGGAGGTCCAAACAAAGTAGAAGTGAAAAGAAGAGTCGAAAGGCTATGTTGAAGCTCGGGATGAAACAAATTCCTGGTGTTAGTCGTGTTACTGTCAAGAAGAGCAAGAATGTAAGTGATTGTGTACACAGTTTTATTTTTACTGATCATTTTGATAATGGAGGTGGCAAAATAGATAGTAGCTTGGGTGATGGCTTTTACTTTGGGTTAGAAACTATAAATATGTTTTAGTACGTGAAGGAAAGGGCTGAGTTGGATTGACTGGCAATCACTTCTTTTTGTGTCAAAAGGTCTCGACTCATTTTTGTATGCGTTGAAACACCCTCCACTTACGTTTGTATGCCGTGTTTTTTCCAACAGTTTAATCCTTTTGAGTTAAATCATAACCCATATTGACCCCTTTGTAAGTATATTGCAAGAGGTTTTCACCTCGATTCGCTCAGATATGAATCAACTTTGTTGCTCTCCTGCAGATTCTATTTGTAATTTCAAAACCTGATGTGTTCAAAAGTCCCGCCTCGGACACCTATGTTATATTTGGGGAGGCTAAGATTGAAGATTTAAGCTCGCAACTCCAAAGTCAGGCAGCAGAGCAGTTTAAAGCACCTAATCTAAGTAATGTAATATCAGAGGCTGAGCCTGCAACCATGGctcaagatgatgaagatgttgatgaCACTGGGGTGGAGCCCAAGGACATTGAGTTGGTTATGACACAAGCTGGGGTGTCCAGGCCAAAGGCAGTCAAGGCTCTCAAGGCTGCAGATGGGGATATTGTATCTGCAATTATGGAACTCACAAACTAGGACTCGCACCATGAGTAAATTTTCGTTCTTGTTTCTGTTTACGAAGTCTAAGATGTTTTTACTCTATGTTTTGAGACTTTGAGCGCATGTTCTATCGTGGTCTGTTGTGTATTGACGATGCATTTCTTATGATTGCTCTAGTAAACTTCGATAAGAAATGACAAAAGAAATTCGTATGGTTTGCTGAATTTAGTATGTACTTGGAGTTTCATTTGGATCTTAGTGTTGCTGTCATGCTTCTTGAGCTTGAATCCATGTCTGTTtgttatttcattattttgacCTGGGCACCTGGCATATATGCATCATGGTCTGCAATTGAATTTTGGTCTGATTCTATACAAAGTTGTGCACCGACCAATACCCATTTTATGTACTAGTTACCTTACATAGAAAGAGGAGGTGATTGGT is drawn from Erigeron canadensis isolate Cc75 chromosome 9, C_canadensis_v1, whole genome shotgun sequence and contains these coding sequences:
- the LOC122581210 gene encoding nascent polypeptide-associated complex subunit alpha-like protein 1, whose amino-acid sequence is MTAQTQEELLAAHLEQQRIDNDEPLVEDDDDEDDDDEDDDANDDDIIGLGDAGGRSKQSRSEKKSRKAMLKLGMKQIPGVSRVTVKKSKNILFVISKPDVFKSPASDTYVIFGEAKIEDLSSQLQSQAAEQFKAPNLSNVISEAEPATMAQDDEDVDDTGVEPKDIELVMTQAGVSRPKAVKALKAADGDIVSAIMELTN